TGCGCGCTGGATCAGCTCCAGCCCGGTCATTTCCGGCATATTGATGTCCGTGATCAGAATATCCGGCTGCTTCTCCCGGATAATCTCCAGCGCCTCCGGCGCGCTTCCCGCCTGGTACACCTCCGATACCTTCAGCTCTTCCCACGGAAGCCCCTTGCTCATTCCCATCCGGATCATTTTTTCATCATCTACAATTAAAACCTTATACATTTACTCCTCCGAAGCTTCCCGCTTCTTTTCCGGCGTCAGAATCGCCGTCAGAGAGACCGCTGTCCTTCTCCGCCGGCAGCGTAATCGCCGCCGTCACGCCCTGCCAGGCATTGACCTCATAGTGCAGCCCGTATTCCTGTCCGAAAAGAAGCTGTATCCGTTTGTTTACATTTCGCACGCCATAGCCGAAATCCGCCGCGTTCGCCGCCAGATATTCGTTCATCTGCGCTACACGCGCCTCTGTCATGCCGTTGCCGCTGTTCGCCACCCGCAGCACGATATCGCCGTTTCCGCACTCCTCGACCCAGATAAAAATATTGCCGTTTACGCCCTCCCGGCGCTCGATCCCGTGCTCCACCGCATTCTCCACCAGCGGCTGCAGCGTCAGCTTCGGCAGCAGCACCTGCCGGTATTTTTCATCCACATTGATATCCAGGTGAAGCCGGTTATCATAGCGCATGTTCTGGATGAGCACATAATATTCAATATGCTGCAGCTCCTCCGACAGAGGAATGATATTCTTTCCCTTGCTCAGACAGATGCGGTAATACGACGCCAGCGCCTTCACCAGCGTGGAAATCTCCCGGTTGCCGTCCGCCACCGCCTGCCAATGGATGCAGTCCAGCGTATTATACAGAAAATGCGGCTGAATCTGGGACTGCAGCGCATTCAGGCGCGTCTGGGAAAGCTGCTCCTGCTTGACGCGGATTTCCTCCATAGAGGCTTCCAGCTTGTCCATCATCGTATTAAACCCGTCCGCCATCGGCTCAAAATCCTTTCCAAGCGGCTCCGCATTGATGCGCACGTCCATTTTTCCTTCGGACACCCGCGCCATTTCCCGCACGATATCATCCAGCGGCGCGTAAATCCGGGAAAACTGTCTGCCAGCGATTGCCGAAAGCCCGAAAATCACCAGAATCAGCAGCAGGGAAACCACCCAGATGGTGCGCATACTGGTATGATACAGTTTATTAAGAGGCGTCACGCTGAGCAGATAATAATTCCAGCTTCCGATTTTGTAATAGCTGACCAGCTTCCCATCTTTCTGGAAGGAGCCGTTCGTTCCGTCTAAATATGCCGCAATGCCGGAAATCTCCTGCTCTTCCTCCATTTCCTGCCCGGAAATCACATTTCCTTCTGTGTCCACCAGCATCAGCTCAGAATACTCTGTATCCGAAATCTGTTTTTTCACACTGAGGCTCTCCAGAAAAATATTCTGGAAATTAATACAGAGAATCCCGTAGGATTTTCCTACAATCTGGTTGGAATACGCCGGATAGTACACGGAAACCGTATACTGGGAGCCCTTGAAATAATTGTTGCTGTAGGAAAGCCGCATGGCGCCGCTGCCCGGCTGGCTTTCCTGCCAGTCCTTCTCCCAGGAATCCTCAAAATCCGCATAGGAAACGCCGCTTCCGCGGTACAGGTATTCGCCGGAATCCTCTTTCAGCAGCGCGATAAAATTAATATTGTCATTGGAATTATAAATCTGCGTCAGCATTTCTCTTGCCGACTGCTGGTTTTCCACCTGTACCACCCTGTCGCTGTCACCCTCCAGAAAATCCTGCACAGAGTCGTTCATCAGAATTGCCCGGCAGGTATTTTTGTACTGTTCCAGCGACCCGTTATAGCTCGTCGCCAGCAGCTCAAGCTGATTCTGCACCAGCTTTTCCGTATTTACGCGCAGGTTGTTCGCCGATATCCAGGTAGTCAGCAGGAGCACGAGCAAAGAGACCAGTACAATGCTCGCCAGAAAAAATGCCTTCATCCTTTTCGCAAACGTCCATTTATGTACCAGTCTCTTCATTTATAGCTTCTCCTTTGTTGTTTTCCCGCAAAGGCATTCCTGCTCTGTAAGCATCCAGCAGCCGCAGCAGTCCAGCCCGCCGTTATCCTGCTTCTACTTTACCGCAAATCGGAAATTTCATCAACCCTTTACCGCGCCTGCCGTCATACCCTTAATCAGCTTATCCTGCGCAAAGATAAACAGAATCAGCATCGGCAGCAGCGTCAGCACCAGAACCGCCATAATCATCGGCGTATTCATGGAATATCTTCCGCGGAATTCCCAGACCGCCAGCGGCAGCGTGCGGTTTTCCGCGGACTGTGTCAGCGTATAGGCAAAGCTGAATTCATTCCACATATTTACACCGTTGTAAATTGCCAGCGTAGATAAGCCCGGCTTGGAGAGCGGCAGAATCATCTTAAAAAACATCTGGATTTTGTTGCAGCCGTCAATCTCCGCCGACTCTTCAATCTCCTTCGGGATACCCTTCATAAAGCCGGTGAGGATAAATACGGAAATCGGCACGCCCATCGCCACGTACGGTCCAATCAGCGCCCAGATGGAATCGTACAGTCCCATCGAACGGGTCATCTTGAAAATCGGAATCAGGGTTACGTGAACCGGAATCGACATACAGGCAACAATCAGCGCGTAAATCGGTCCGTTCAGCTTAAACTTAAAGCGGGAAAGCGGATAGGATGCGCACGCCGCCACAAGAAGGAGCAGCGTAAGCGAAACCGCCAGCACGATCACACTGTTTATAAAAAATCTTCCGAAATTGCCGGTGATTACCTCGACATAGTTGTCAATATAAAAGCTGTCGGGCAGTGTGAAAACGCCCTTTGTCAGCATTTCAAACTTTTCCTTGAAGGAGTTCAGCACCATGAAGATAAACGGTGTGATGGATACGACCGCCATCGCTATCGCCAGAATAATGGCGATGGTCCAGCTTATCCTGCTTTTGATTTTACTTTTTTTGTATCTGTCCATTTATGCTTCCTCCTTTCCGTTAATCAGCCGCATGGTGACAAGCGCGATTGCCGTAATTAAAATAAACATACCTGCCGCCACTGTGGAGCCGTAGCCCATGTTAAATTCCGAGAACGACAGCTTGTACATGTAGGTCGCCATCAGCTCGGTAGAGCGTCCCGGACCGCCGTTTGTCATAACATAAATCAAATCGAAATACTTCAGAGAACCTACCATAGACATAATCGCCGCATTTTTCAGAGTCGGCATCAGAAGCGGCAGGGCAATCTTCCAGAAATACTGGCCGCGTGTCGCCCCGTCGATTCGCGCCGCCTCAAATACATCCGTAGAAATATTCGTGAAGCCCGCCATCGAATATACCATGTAAAACGGCGTGAACTGCCATGCGATAATGGCGATAATCGTGTAGAGCGCCGTGTCCGGATTACCCAGAAGGTCAATATTTCCTCCGCCGAAGAAATTGGAAATCGCGCTTACAATGCCGCCCTTGGTTGCCAGCGCATAGGTAAACAGAAAGCCGATTGCCACGGAGGAAATCAGCATCGGGATAAACCAGATGACCTTAAAGATATTTCCCTTCTTCCCGACAAAATCCAGGAAGGTTGCCATCGCCAGACCGAGCGGAATCTGGATACAGATGGAAAGTATCATGATAATAATGTTATTTCTGAACGCGTACCAGAAATTTCCGTCCCTGATCAGCGTTGCCCAGTTGGACAGCCCGATAAAGGTCTGGTCCGAAGAAATACCGTTCCATTTATAGAGGCTGGTCTGGAAGGTATTGATAATCGGATAAAACACGAAAACTGCCAGAACAATCAGCACCGGAGCCAGAAAGATTGCCGCTACCCGGTTCGTCTCTCTCTGCTTCTGTACAAGTAATGAATTTTTATTCATAAGGAACCTCCTTCATTACCGGCGGCTCCCGCCGGTTTTTTTAAAAAACAGGATACCCGCTGCAGATATCCTGTTTTTCCTAGAGAGTGATAATAGCCAATTTTTTTGCGGTGATTATTTAGCTTTCCGCGTTGTAAGCCTCCATAGCCTCCTGCATCATTGCCTGCGCCTCTGCCGGTGTCTTTGTCAGACCAAATACCTCCTGCAGACCATCCAGGTGTGCGTTTGCAACTGCGGGCGGAAGATATTGGTCATACCAGAGCTGGATGGAAGATGCATTGCTTACTGCTTCCATGATTGCCTGCGTTACCGGCTCCGTCGCATTTTTCTCAACACCATTTACCGGTTTCATTCTGCCGCGCTCCGCCGCAAATTCCACCATCTCATCGCCTACCAGCAGGGAAGCAAATTCGATTGCCGCGTCAAGTTTTTCGCCTTCGCAGTTGAAGGAGATAAAGTTATCGCCAACCGTACCAACGATAATGGAATCGTCCACATCCGGTGCGCCCTCATATGCCGGGAACTTGAACCAGCCGATGTTTTCATCAAAGAATTCTTCGCTGTCAGACTTAATTGTCTGTGTATACCAGGAACCGATGCAGGTCATCGCCGCCTCGCCTGTGTACAGAAGCTGTCTTGCCTGTCCGTCGTCCTCGCTCAGCGCGTTTACGCCCTCCGGGAAGTAGCCCTTCTGTACCCATTCCTGAATCTTCTCGCCTGCCCAGATGAAGCACTCGTCCTCAAAGGAGCCTTCTCCTGCAACCGCTTTCTCAAACGGTTCCAGCCCGCCGTAGCGTGTCGCAAGGTTCATGAAATACATGGAACCGGTCCACTTTGTGGAGTTCGCCAGCGCAAACGGAACAATGCCGTTTTCTACCAGTGTGTCACAGACCGCTTCCAGCTCTCCGATGGTCGTCGGCACCTCCAGTCCGAGGTCTGCGAAAATCGTCTTGTTGTAGTAGATTCCGGAAATGGAAATGTCATTATACGGAACCGCATAGATCTTGTCGTTGTAGGTAGCCTGCGAAATAGACGCCGGCATCAGCCTTTCCGGAAGGTCCGTGCTGTTAAACTGCTCGGTAATATCCTGTGCAAATCCCGATTCGATGTACTCAATCATCGGACCGCCCGACCAGTGGGAATACATATCCGGGCACTCTCCGGAGCTCATGGCGATAACCAGCTTCTCTTTGTATGCGTCGTTCTGCGTCGGTACATTGACAACCGTATAGCCGCTCTCTGTAGTAGAGTTGAATTTCTCAACCGCCTCGTTGATGATTTCCAGATCATAGCCCTCTGCCTGTACATTCCAGAAGGTGATCTCCTCCGCCGATGCACTCATACCGCATACGGTTGTCGCTGCAAGCGCCGTCCCAAGCAACGCACTGATAAGTCTTTTTTTCATTTGCTTATCCCTCCTATTTGTGTTTTGATGTAAAAATCTTATCATTACAAATATGCATTTTCCATTAAATAAACTATCCAGATTATATAAAAAAGTGGGTTTTGACGAATCGAAACCCACTTTTTTATATATTTTGCACATTTTTAAAGATTTATCCGCCCCACGCTCCTGCAGTATGACGAATCCCTTAAAAAATCTGCTGTATGCTCTTTCTTTCCGTATCAGAATACCCCTGCACGTTCCGTCTGTCCGTATCAGAAAACCTGCTTCGCGTTCCGTCTGTCCGTATCAGAAGACCTGCTGCACGTTCTTTCTGCTCTCGAATGGTCCTGCCAGCGGATGGAGCCTGCGGTGCGCACCGTTGTAGTCGCTGTCAAAGAAAATCGGCGTGCCGTCCGGATTTTCAAATTTCTGCTCCGGCTCGAAGGCTTCTCCGAGAACCTCCGTGGAAACAAACGGCGTCTCAAATTCCGGCAGAAGCTCGTAAAGGTTTGTCTCCAGCATCACCTTGCCGTCCTCTTCCGTGAGCTTCCAGCTTACCGTATGCTCCCTGTCTTCCCGGTAGTTTTCCTCCGTGTCGCAGGGCTGCGCTCCATTGAAGTACACATTTCCGCCCGTATAGACCGGCATATGGTCATAATAGAAATCCTTATGTCCGTGGGCGACAATCGACTGCGGCGTAAACTGCGCGCGGTATGCCTCCTCCGTCGGATAGCCGTCATATGGCTTCGTTCCGCACACAAAGTTGAACTGCTTCTCCTCGCCCGTGCTCTTCACATAAGCAAGCAGGTCCTCACGCACCGGCTGCTGCACAAAAATATTGTTATAGAAACGCGCGTCGCCGTGCAGAATGGTCATAAAGCCCGCCACTTCCGTTCTGTGCGGCACATGGTACGGCGTATAACGGTTGGACGGCAGCACGCCTGCGCCGTTGTCCGTTCCGTCGCCCACCCAGGTAAAGGAACCGGCAATCAGATTGTGCACCATCGCCGTTCCCTGCGTGCTGATACGGCAGGAGCAGTTCGACAGCAGCAGATTGTTGTCCACCAGTGTCGGACCGTGCGAAACCTCGATGAAAATATCCTCCGCCAGGGACAGGGAATTCGTAATCTTTGTTCCCTTCGGCGGCACATTGTCGTGAAACAGGTTCTGCGTCACACGGGTGCCCTGCGCCTGCCAGTCCAGCCACAGACCGCGCGTGCAGTGATGGATATGGTTTCTCCGATAGATCACGTCGATTGCCGCGTGCATTTTGATGCCGCCGATCTCCGCACCCGCAAGGTCCTGCTTATTATTAATATGATGAATGTGGTTGTCCTCAATGATGGAGAACACGCCGCCAAGATGTCCGACAATGCCGGTCTGTCCGCAGTCGTGGATGTTGCAGCGGCGCACAATGTGATGACCGATATTCTCCTTCGTCCAGCCCTCAATCTGCGCCTGGCAGATAGCGTCTCTCTCCGTCTGGGTGCCGTCCTTGTAGTATTTTGTCGTCCACTTGTTTTCGTTGTTCGGCTGCAGATATTTTCCGAGCGAAATACCGGAGCATCTGGAATCGGAAATCTCGCAGTCTTCGATAATCCAGCCCTTCGACCAGTGCGGTCCTACCATGCCCTCCTGGTATGCCGTCGGCGGCGCCCACTGCGTAGCCGCCTGCTTTACTACAAAACCGGAAAGTGTAATATAATTCACGCCGGTCTTATCCGGGTAGAAGCAGTTTCTGCGCACATTGATCTCCACGTTTTCCCTCGTCGGATCCGCGCCCTGGAAGTTTGCGTAAATCACGGTCGTATCGCCGTCCTGCTCAGTATACCAGGTGTATACGGTCCCCTCCGGATCCCAGGAGGAGTTGTCCACCGCCGGATGCAGCACCTTATCCAGCGTAACTGCCTCGTACATTGCCTTTCCGTTTAAATAAACCTCCCCGGTATGTACCGGCTTGATGTCTGTGTTGTACCAGTCGCCCTTTACCAGAACCGTGTACGGGTTGTAGCTGCCGAAAATGCCGTTCGGAATCCGCGCCGTCCAGACGTCGCCCTCATAATTTGCCCAATCCTTCACTTCCTCCGCGCCGGTAATCACTGCTTTTCCAATCTCCTCGGAACGGTATACAATCGGCGCCTCTTCGGTTCCCGCATTCACCGGATTCACGTACTCACGATATACGCCCGGCGCCACGATTACCTCGTCGCCCGCCACGGCAAGCTTTGCCGCCTGCGTGATGGTCTGAAACGGCTTTTCCTTTGAGCCGTCGCCATTTCTTGCTGCCGTTGCTGAAACATAATACTTCATGTCCGTAATTCCCCCTTTTCTTTTGATGACCGGTGCTCCGTCCGGCTGCCGTCTGCGGAAACAGCCGGCATCTTCTTTTTTATACTTGCATCTTAACATGGCACTGCGTATAATGATAGTCAAAACAGCAATATTTTTAGCCAGATATTGCTGTCCAAAAAAGAGGAGGCCATCATGAATCCGTTTTACGAACAGCAGCATCAGACTCTGCGCACCGCCGTCTTAAATACGCTTTCTTTTCCGGAGCATCTGCATGCCCACACGGAATTTTTGTATGTGCAGGCGGGTGAGACGACTGTGTCCGTCGGAGCCGCCTCTTACGATATGAAGCAGGGCGACTGCGCGCTCATTTTTCCCGGACAGGTACACAGCTATCACGCTTCTTCAGATAACCGCATATGGCTGCTGATTTTTGACGCCGGCGTCGCCGCTTCTTTCCAGTACCTGCTGCAGAAATTCCGTCCCGCCTGCCCGTATCTGCCGGCGGGCCAGGTCTCCCCGGATATCGCACTCGCCGTCTGCCGCCTGGATGATATGAACATGGAAGAAAACCCGGCGCTTGCCGCCGCATGGATACAGATTATTCTCGGACACCTCCTGCCGCGGCTGGAACTCATCGAGAAAAAACAGCCAGAAAATGAGGACCTCACCTACCAGCTCATCCGCTATATGGCGGAGCATTTCCAGGAGCCCCTGTCGCTGGATTCCCTGGCAAAGGCGCTCCACGTAAATAAATATTATCTTTCACACATCTTCTCCGATAAGCTTCACATCAGCTTTCCACAGTATCTCGGACACCTGCGGGTGGATTACGCGTGCAACGCCATGCAGCATTCCGATAAATCGCTCACCGTTATCTGGGCGGAGGCAGGCTTTTCCAGCCAGCGCAGCTTCAACCGGATATTCCGCGAAATCCGGGGAATGAGCCCGCTGGCATACCGGAAGATGGTGAGGTAGGAAAAAACTGACAAAGTGTCAGCCAGATTAACCGGCTTCTCAGGTCAACGCAGTTTTACCTGTTATTCCTTCCCTGTTACTATGCTTCTTATGCTTTGCGGCTATTTTATATATAAAATGATGTGTTTAATATTTTACATATAAACTTTATTCGCATTATTGACTTTCTATTTGTTTTATGTTATTATCTTTTTGCATTTCATCCACCAGCATTCTTTTCGGACTTCTCCTCTGAAGTATCTTCCGAACTGACAATTAAATACCCCGCTTTTGCCCGTACCGGACATGCCCCGCGCTCCCCGGTCATCCGGCACAGCCAGAAGCTGCTTTTAAAATAACCATCAGATTTAATAACGGGCTTTCCTATGCGCAGCTGCATAGCCACTGAATATAGAATAAGGAGGAATCGTCTATGAACAACAAATTAGCAATGTATTTTCCGATGCTGAGAACAAGAGAAGAGGCGCTGTCCGAAATAACCGGCAGAAGCGACCTGCAGAATCTCTTCGCATCATGGAAAAAGGAACAGCAGGAAGAATTTCTGGACTTTATTACCGGCGCACGCGGTGTAAAAGTTCTGTACGATTTTATGTTCAAGGAAATCATGAATCCGGAAAGCGCCCCGGAACGTCTGGAGGACCTGCTTTCCTGCCTGCTGGAGCAAAAAATCAAAATCCTGCGCGTGCTGCCGAATGATACCACACGCATAGCGGATGAGTCATCCCTTCTGGTCACAGATATTGTGGCGGAACTGGAAGACGGCAGTGTCGTCAATATTGAAGTGCAGAAAATCGGCTATGCCTTTCCCGGCGAGCGCAGCGCCTGCTATTCAGCAGACCTGCTGCTGCGCCAGTACAGACGCGTGCGCAGCCAGAAGCAGAAAGCCTTCAGCTACCGGGATATCCGTGATGTTTTCACGATTGTATTTTTTGAAAAAAGCCCGGCTGAATTTCATCGGTACCCCGATATTTTCCTGCATCGCTTTACCCAGAAATCCGATACCGGTTTAAAGCTTAACCTGCTGCAGCAATATCTGTTTATTCCGCTTGACATCTTCCGGAAAATCCATCAAAATAAAGACATACAAAGCAAACTGGAGGCATGGCTTGTATTTCTGAGTATGGATGACCCCGAAGAAATCAGCAGGCTTCTGGAAACTTACCCGGAATTCAGGCCACTGTATGCGCACATCTACGATATGTGCCGGAATATGGAGGATGTTATGGGACTATTTTCTGAAGAATTACGCGAACTCGACCGCAACACCGTGCAGTATATGATTGACGAAATGCAGGACAACATCGACCGGAAAAAGGTACTGCTGGAACAGCAGAAGCAGCAACTGGAACAGATAAATCAGCAACTGATCCAGAAAGGGCAGGAGCTTTCCCAACAGGAGCAGCAACTGGAACAGACGAATCAGCAATTAGAAGCCCAGAATCAGCAGCTTGAAGCCCAGAACCTGCAACTGGAACAGACGAATCAACAACTGGAAGCCCAGAACCTGCAGCTTGAAGCCCAGAACCTGCAGCTTGCGCAGAAAGACAGGCAGATTGCCGAGCTGCAGAAGCTGCTGCAAAACAGATAACGCTTCGGTATATACACGCTCTTTGTAATACCTGGCGCTGTAAAAAAGAAACCCGCCCCTCGAAAATCAGCACCGCGCAAGCAACATATTCTTTCTGCATTTTCGTGCGTATCCCCGCGGGGCGGGTTTCAATTTCCTGCATCCACTCATTGAGAAATCTCAAGTGGATTTGAGCCTTTTTCCCTGGCCTTAATACAGCGTCATTACTTCTACTTCATTGATTGCCGGGTTATAAACAATATCCGCCTCCACTCCCGGCTGCAGGGCATCTACATATTCTTCCTGGATTTTACTGGTCACAAAATTCAGTGAAATCTCTGTTCCATCAGCGGTCCGGAGTCCAAAATTATTTCCATCCCGCCAGGTAACCGTTCCATGAACGTATCCCATATCATTGTTCTTGCCAAATATAATTCCATCCGAATCAAACATCCCGCCTTCCTTTTCCACTTTTGCACCGGGACTGCCAAGCGATTCCAGATAAGATTCCGTTTCCCCGGTATTATCCTCCGGATCCTGTTCCGTCCAGTCCGTATCGCCTGGTGCATACTGCCAGTCGCTCAGATATTCCGCACTGATGTAACCGTTCACGCCCTGGTAGCGCACCGGCATCCAGCCATTTGTCATCTGTCCGGTAATTTCCACGCCCGCTCCGCTTAATACAACCGCCAAAATCTTTCCCTCCACAGACGCCTGGTCGCGGAGATTTACCCCGGTAGTCGCATACATTTTTTTCAATGTCTGCCCCGCCGACGCTGTACCCGTTTCCTGCTCCCCGCTCATGCTGGAAAGAATAAACGCAATATTCTCCTGCTCGGTCTGGCTCAGCACACCCGGATTAAAATCGGCAGCTTCCACTGTACCGCTGTACCAGCTCTTCTGATTAAAATAGTCCTGTATACTCTGCGTTTCAAACTTTCTGTGATGTCTCGCATAAATCTCATTTATTGCCATCTGAAGCTGAGTGTTATTCATTCCGTCAAGGTCTGCGGCTGTCAGCTTCCCAAGAAAGCTGTTTTCCAGAATATATGCATCCTCCGCAATACTCCCCATATCCTCTGCGAAGCTGTCCTCATCTATCGCGCCTTCACCGGGCGATGAAATCACCGTGTTATCAATTATCCACTCCATATCATCCTGAAGATTTCTATACTCTTCCAATATAGCAGCATCGCTTTCATATGCCCTCAGGTCCGTCGGCTGCGTCACATAATATACTCCATGCTCCCCGCTTCCAAGCAGCTTGTAATTCGGCAGATAATCCATAAAATCATAATTTTCGCTGCAGTTCAGCCGGAAAATATTTCCCATATAATCGTATCCGTCTTCTCTTCCTTTTTCCCGTGACGCTATCTGGTAAAATGTCACCCCGTCGCCATCCTCTTCATATTCATAGAGTCCATTCCAGTCAGCCGGAATCGTAACCGCTACTTCCTCAAACTGCAGCACGCTTCTTCCCTGTGCGTCCGTCGTTTCCACACAGTCCCAGATATTCTCCGCTGCTGCGCACTGCCCCGCCAGCGCCGCTGCCAGCATCGCAGACCCCAGACCAAAATATATCCTTCTTCCAGTTTTTTTCTCCATCTTTTCGCATCCTTCCTTATAGATTTTCTTCCCCAATATTTTTCCGCCATCCGCAGAATCAAAGCCTTTATCGCGGGCAATACGCATCGATATCATCCCGCCTTCTAATATAACGCGATCAATTCCACATCCCCAAGTGCAGGATTAAAAATCACGTCTGCTTCCAGCCCCGGCTGAAGTGCCTCAACATACACCTCCGGCAATTTACTGGGCGCAAAATTCAGCGCCACCTCCGTTCCGTCCGCCGTCTGAAGACCAAAATTATTTCCATCCCTCCAGGTAATCGTTCCATGTGCGTAATTTACCGGAGCACTTTTACTTTCGTAAACACCATCACTCTGAAACATTTGCGACTGTTGTTTTATCGCGTCTGACGCAAATGACGCCAGATATGATTCCGATTCTCCCGTGCCATCCGTCATCCCGGCTCCGTCTTCTGTCCCTGTATTTCCCGCCGTGCCCGCATTATCTGGCGTATTCATACTGCCCACCGTACCTGTGTTCCCCGGCACAGCTGCATTTCCCGCCGCACCGTTTGCGCCCGTATTTTCTCCTGTTTCCATTACCGCAGGATCATTCGCTTCTGTCTCTGGAGTCTCTATTCTTTCCTCCGTCAGATAATCCGGACTGCTGTAGCCGCTGATTCCCCGGAAACGTACCGGTATCCAGCCATTTGTTTCTGCTCCTGTTATCTCAACCTGTTCTCCGGTACCGATTACCGTCAGAATTTCAGCGTCTGCATCGGCTCCCGCACGTAAATTTACTTCTGCCGCCGCATACATCCGCCTAAAAGCCATATCCGCAGAATCTGTCTGCTCAGGTTCCGTATTCCCCGGCATACTGTTATCATTTTTCTTCCGCAGACTTTCCAGACCTGCCGCCGCTGCC
This is a stretch of genomic DNA from Marvinbryantia formatexigens DSM 14469. It encodes these proteins:
- a CDS encoding PD-(D/E)XK nuclease family transposase, whose amino-acid sequence is MNNKLAMYFPMLRTREEALSEITGRSDLQNLFASWKKEQQEEFLDFITGARGVKVLYDFMFKEIMNPESAPERLEDLLSCLLEQKIKILRVLPNDTTRIADESSLLVTDIVAELEDGSVVNIEVQKIGYAFPGERSACYSADLLLRQYRRVRSQKQKAFSYRDIRDVFTIVFFEKSPAEFHRYPDIFLHRFTQKSDTGLKLNLLQQYLFIPLDIFRKIHQNKDIQSKLEAWLVFLSMDDPEEISRLLETYPEFRPLYAHIYDMCRNMEDVMGLFSEELRELDRNTVQYMIDEMQDNIDRKKVLLEQQKQQLEQINQQLIQKGQELSQQEQQLEQTNQQLEAQNQQLEAQNLQLEQTNQQLEAQNLQLEAQNLQLAQKDRQIAELQKLLQNR
- a CDS encoding carbohydrate ABC transporter permease; protein product: MNKNSLLVQKQRETNRVAAIFLAPVLIVLAVFVFYPIINTFQTSLYKWNGISSDQTFIGLSNWATLIRDGNFWYAFRNNIIIMILSICIQIPLGLAMATFLDFVGKKGNIFKVIWFIPMLISSVAIGFLFTYALATKGGIVSAISNFFGGGNIDLLGNPDTALYTIIAIIAWQFTPFYMVYSMAGFTNISTDVFEAARIDGATRGQYFWKIALPLLMPTLKNAAIMSMVGSLKYFDLIYVMTNGGPGRSTELMATYMYKLSFSEFNMGYGSTVAAGMFILITAIALVTMRLINGKEEA
- a CDS encoding right-handed parallel beta-helix repeat-containing protein, with amino-acid sequence MKYYVSATAARNGDGSKEKPFQTITQAAKLAVAGDEVIVAPGVYREYVNPVNAGTEEAPIVYRSEEIGKAVITGAEEVKDWANYEGDVWTARIPNGIFGSYNPYTVLVKGDWYNTDIKPVHTGEVYLNGKAMYEAVTLDKVLHPAVDNSSWDPEGTVYTWYTEQDGDTTVIYANFQGADPTRENVEINVRRNCFYPDKTGVNYITLSGFVVKQAATQWAPPTAYQEGMVGPHWSKGWIIEDCEISDSRCSGISLGKYLQPNNENKWTTKYYKDGTQTERDAICQAQIEGWTKENIGHHIVRRCNIHDCGQTGIVGHLGGVFSIIEDNHIHHINNKQDLAGAEIGGIKMHAAIDVIYRRNHIHHCTRGLWLDWQAQGTRVTQNLFHDNVPPKGTKITNSLSLAEDIFIEVSHGPTLVDNNLLLSNCSCRISTQGTAMVHNLIAGSFTWVGDGTDNGAGVLPSNRYTPYHVPHRTEVAGFMTILHGDARFYNNIFVQQPVREDLLAYVKSTGEEKQFNFVCGTKPYDGYPTEEAYRAQFTPQSIVAHGHKDFYYDHMPVYTGGNVYFNGAQPCDTEENYREDREHTVSWKLTEEDGKVMLETNLYELLPEFETPFVSTEVLGEAFEPEQKFENPDGTPIFFDSDYNGAHRRLHPLAGPFESRKNVQQVF
- a CDS encoding extracellular solute-binding protein; the encoded protein is MKKRLISALLGTALAATTVCGMSASAEEITFWNVQAEGYDLEIINEAVEKFNSTTESGYTVVNVPTQNDAYKEKLVIAMSSGECPDMYSHWSGGPMIEYIESGFAQDITEQFNSTDLPERLMPASISQATYNDKIYAVPYNDISISGIYYNKTIFADLGLEVPTTIGELEAVCDTLVENGIVPFALANSTKWTGSMYFMNLATRYGGLEPFEKAVAGEGSFEDECFIWAGEKIQEWVQKGYFPEGVNALSEDDGQARQLLYTGEAAMTCIGSWYTQTIKSDSEEFFDENIGWFKFPAYEGAPDVDDSIIVGTVGDNFISFNCEGEKLDAAIEFASLLVGDEMVEFAAERGRMKPVNGVEKNATEPVTQAIMEAVSNASSIQLWYDQYLPPAVANAHLDGLQEVFGLTKTPAEAQAMMQEAMEAYNAES
- a CDS encoding AraC family transcriptional regulator produces the protein MNPFYEQQHQTLRTAVLNTLSFPEHLHAHTEFLYVQAGETTVSVGAASYDMKQGDCALIFPGQVHSYHASSDNRIWLLIFDAGVAASFQYLLQKFRPACPYLPAGQVSPDIALAVCRLDDMNMEENPALAAAWIQIILGHLLPRLELIEKKQPENEDLTYQLIRYMAEHFQEPLSLDSLAKALHVNKYYLSHIFSDKLHISFPQYLGHLRVDYACNAMQHSDKSLTVIWAEAGFSSQRSFNRIFREIRGMSPLAYRKMVR
- a CDS encoding carbohydrate ABC transporter permease codes for the protein MDRYKKSKIKSRISWTIAIILAIAMAVVSITPFIFMVLNSFKEKFEMLTKGVFTLPDSFYIDNYVEVITGNFGRFFINSVIVLAVSLTLLLLVAACASYPLSRFKFKLNGPIYALIVACMSIPVHVTLIPIFKMTRSMGLYDSIWALIGPYVAMGVPISVFILTGFMKGIPKEIEESAEIDGCNKIQMFFKMILPLSKPGLSTLAIYNGVNMWNEFSFAYTLTQSAENRTLPLAVWEFRGRYSMNTPMIMAVLVLTLLPMLILFIFAQDKLIKGMTAGAVKG
- a CDS encoding sensor histidine kinase, with the translated sequence MKRLVHKWTFAKRMKAFFLASIVLVSLLVLLLTTWISANNLRVNTEKLVQNQLELLATSYNGSLEQYKNTCRAILMNDSVQDFLEGDSDRVVQVENQQSAREMLTQIYNSNDNINFIALLKEDSGEYLYRGSGVSYADFEDSWEKDWQESQPGSGAMRLSYSNNYFKGSQYTVSVYYPAYSNQIVGKSYGILCINFQNIFLESLSVKKQISDTEYSELMLVDTEGNVISGQEMEEEQEISGIAAYLDGTNGSFQKDGKLVSYYKIGSWNYYLLSVTPLNKLYHTSMRTIWVVSLLLILVIFGLSAIAGRQFSRIYAPLDDIVREMARVSEGKMDVRINAEPLGKDFEPMADGFNTMMDKLEASMEEIRVKQEQLSQTRLNALQSQIQPHFLYNTLDCIHWQAVADGNREISTLVKALASYYRICLSKGKNIIPLSEELQHIEYYVLIQNMRYDNRLHLDINVDEKYRQVLLPKLTLQPLVENAVEHGIERREGVNGNIFIWVEECGNGDIVLRVANSGNGMTEARVAQMNEYLAANAADFGYGVRNVNKRIQLLFGQEYGLHYEVNAWQGVTAAITLPAEKDSGLSDGDSDAGKEAGSFGGVNV